One window of the Lytechinus variegatus isolate NC3 chromosome 3, Lvar_3.0, whole genome shotgun sequence genome contains the following:
- the LOC121410839 gene encoding glutamic acid-rich protein-like isoform X3: MESSRDGSTTPNSMVVLERGAGGISTVVSPSTTSRPPSGRRSRNMTPIQRSGSQLEMLPPDDEPSKDRPGSRTSSRTSHRPSSSSEKSPRQTQSAGSSGRRSRQGHEEHDAGFNRANSYDGLASPPPGESRPGSTIHKQVSLTTVKRNYETHGIPKNENWDFVPEAITRQTPLTNGTSHTHVDRNKTVGATSGHTHKDEGVVGVGIDGGNGDGVNVLSEKERTEERLNYLMEQLRIKDKEIKQHEERRKTSSAAKKKVKEPALSMGATAGPPPFLEDRKEDKADNTEVAGDEEDDDEEEDDEEEEGPTAPIELMGEFLDSVMEEDYETADKLCKMILIYEPENAECLQFKPLIEEMLKRLWHYQLYGSSSEDESGDDDEEYDDEEDDEEDEDDEDDEDDEDDDSDDDSESDSSEESEDEEEETKGKTDSKSVVYPNTSDTSKSDAIH; encoded by the exons ATGGAGAGTAGTAGAGACGGCAGCACCACCCCCAATTCAATGGTGGTCCTCGAGCGGGGAGCTGGCGGTATTTCCACCGTGGTTAGCCCATCGACGACCAGCAG GCCTCCATCAGGAAGACGATCAAGGAACATG ACTCCCATACAGAGATCAGGAAGCCAGCTAGAGATGTTACCACCAGATG ATGAGCCATCCAAAGATCGACCTGGATCTAGGACTTCCAGTCGCACAAGTCATCGGCCGTCTAGTTCCTCAGAGAAAAGTCCTCGTCAGACACAGAGTGCTGGGTCATCAGGTCGGAGGTCACGCCAAGGTCACGAGGAACATGATGCTGGATTCAATAGGGCTAACAGTTATGATGGTCTTGCTTCGCCTCCACCAGGGGAATCTAGACCAGGTAGTACGATTCACAAACAGGTTTCTTTGACCACTGTCAAGAGAAACTATGAAAC GCATGGAATTCCAAAGAATGAAAATTGGGACTTTGTGCCAGAAGCCATCACCAGACAAACACCCTTAACAAATGGAACAAGCCATACACATGTAGACAGAAACAAGACTGTAGGAGCCACTAGTGGACACACCCACAAAGATGAGGGGGTGGTGGGAGTGGGCATTGATGGAGGAAACGGAGATGGGGTTAATGTGTTGTCAGAGAAGGAACGTACAGAGGAGAGATTGAATTATCTGATGGAGCAGTTGAGAATAAAGGATAAAGAGATCAAACAACATGAAGAAAGGAGAAAGACAAGTAGTGCAGCTAAGAAAAAAG TTAAAGAGCCTGCTCTGAGTATGGGAGCTACTGCTGGACCTCCACCATTCCTTGAGGATAGAAAAGAAGATAAGGCTGATAATACTGAAGTAGCtggtgatgaggaggatgatgatgaggaggaggatgacgaGGAAGAGGAAGGACCTACTGCTCCAATTGAACTCATGGGAGAA TTCTTAGATTCTGTGATGGAAGAAGACTATGAAACTGCAGATAAGCTGTGTAAAATGA TTCTTATATATGAGCCTGAAAATGCTGAATGTCTGCAATTCAAGCCACTAATTGAAGAGATGCTGAAAAGAT TGTGGCATTATCAGCTGTATGGAAGCAGCAGTGAAGACGAGAgcggagatgatgatgaagaatatgatgatgaagaagatgatgaagaagatgaagatgatgaagatgatgaggatgatgaggatgatgacagtgatgatgactCGGAAAGTGACAG TTCTGAGGAGAGtgaggatgaggaggaggagacaAAAGGAAAGACTGATTCTAAATCTGTGGTTTACCCAAATACTTCAGATACTTCCAAATCAGATGCCATCCACTGA
- the LOC121410839 gene encoding glutamic acid-rich protein-like isoform X1 encodes MESSRDGSTTPNSMVVLERGAGGISTVVSPSTTSRPPSGRRSRNMTPIQRSGSQLEMLPPDDEPSKDRPGSRTSSRTSHRPSSSSEKSPRQTQSAGSSGRRSRQGHEEHDAGFNRANSYDGLASPPPGESRPGSTIHKQVSLTTVKRNYETHGIPKNENWDFVPEAITRQTPLTNGTSHTHVDRNKTVGATSGHTHKDEGVVGVGIDGGNGDGVNVLSEKERTEERLNYLMEQLRIKDKEIKQHEERRKTSSAAKKKVADSLVKNREDPSTVTDSYYVSTGNQPELNLVKEPALSMGATAGPPPFLEDRKEDKADNTEVAGDEEDDDEEEDDEEEEGPTAPIELMGEFLDSVMEEDYETADKLCKMILIYEPENAECLQFKPLIEEMLKRLWHYQLYGSSSEDESGDDDEEYDDEEDDEEDEDDEDDEDDEDDDSDDDSESDSSEESEDEEEETKGKTDSKSVVYPNTSDTSKSDAIH; translated from the exons ATGGAGAGTAGTAGAGACGGCAGCACCACCCCCAATTCAATGGTGGTCCTCGAGCGGGGAGCTGGCGGTATTTCCACCGTGGTTAGCCCATCGACGACCAGCAG GCCTCCATCAGGAAGACGATCAAGGAACATG ACTCCCATACAGAGATCAGGAAGCCAGCTAGAGATGTTACCACCAGATG ATGAGCCATCCAAAGATCGACCTGGATCTAGGACTTCCAGTCGCACAAGTCATCGGCCGTCTAGTTCCTCAGAGAAAAGTCCTCGTCAGACACAGAGTGCTGGGTCATCAGGTCGGAGGTCACGCCAAGGTCACGAGGAACATGATGCTGGATTCAATAGGGCTAACAGTTATGATGGTCTTGCTTCGCCTCCACCAGGGGAATCTAGACCAGGTAGTACGATTCACAAACAGGTTTCTTTGACCACTGTCAAGAGAAACTATGAAAC GCATGGAATTCCAAAGAATGAAAATTGGGACTTTGTGCCAGAAGCCATCACCAGACAAACACCCTTAACAAATGGAACAAGCCATACACATGTAGACAGAAACAAGACTGTAGGAGCCACTAGTGGACACACCCACAAAGATGAGGGGGTGGTGGGAGTGGGCATTGATGGAGGAAACGGAGATGGGGTTAATGTGTTGTCAGAGAAGGAACGTACAGAGGAGAGATTGAATTATCTGATGGAGCAGTTGAGAATAAAGGATAAAGAGATCAAACAACATGAAGAAAGGAGAAAGACAAGTAGTGCAGCTAAGAAAAAAG TTGCAGATTCTTTAGTAAAGAATAGAGAAGACCCTTCCACTGTCACTGACTCATACTATGTTTCAACAGGTAATCAACCAGAATTAAATCTAG TTAAAGAGCCTGCTCTGAGTATGGGAGCTACTGCTGGACCTCCACCATTCCTTGAGGATAGAAAAGAAGATAAGGCTGATAATACTGAAGTAGCtggtgatgaggaggatgatgatgaggaggaggatgacgaGGAAGAGGAAGGACCTACTGCTCCAATTGAACTCATGGGAGAA TTCTTAGATTCTGTGATGGAAGAAGACTATGAAACTGCAGATAAGCTGTGTAAAATGA TTCTTATATATGAGCCTGAAAATGCTGAATGTCTGCAATTCAAGCCACTAATTGAAGAGATGCTGAAAAGAT TGTGGCATTATCAGCTGTATGGAAGCAGCAGTGAAGACGAGAgcggagatgatgatgaagaatatgatgatgaagaagatgatgaagaagatgaagatgatgaagatgatgaggatgatgaggatgatgacagtgatgatgactCGGAAAGTGACAG TTCTGAGGAGAGtgaggatgaggaggaggagacaAAAGGAAAGACTGATTCTAAATCTGTGGTTTACCCAAATACTTCAGATACTTCCAAATCAGATGCCATCCACTGA
- the LOC121410839 gene encoding protein starmaker-like isoform X2, which translates to MESSRDGSTTPNSMVVLERGAGGISTVVSPSTTSRPPSGRRSRNMTPIQRSGSQLEMLPPDDEPSKDRPGSRTSSRTSHRPSSSSEKSPRQTQSAGSSGRRSRQGHEEHDAGFNRANSYDGLASPPPGESRPGSTIHKQVSLTTVKRNYETHGIPKNENWDFVPEAITRQTPLTNGTSHTHVDRNKTVGATSGHTHKDEGVVGVGIDGGNGDGVNVLSEKERTEERLNYLMEQLRIKDKEIKQHEERRKTSSAAKKKDSLVKNREDPSTVTDSYYVSTGNQPELNLVKEPALSMGATAGPPPFLEDRKEDKADNTEVAGDEEDDDEEEDDEEEEGPTAPIELMGEFLDSVMEEDYETADKLCKMILIYEPENAECLQFKPLIEEMLKRLWHYQLYGSSSEDESGDDDEEYDDEEDDEEDEDDEDDEDDEDDDSDDDSESDSSEESEDEEEETKGKTDSKSVVYPNTSDTSKSDAIH; encoded by the exons ATGGAGAGTAGTAGAGACGGCAGCACCACCCCCAATTCAATGGTGGTCCTCGAGCGGGGAGCTGGCGGTATTTCCACCGTGGTTAGCCCATCGACGACCAGCAG GCCTCCATCAGGAAGACGATCAAGGAACATG ACTCCCATACAGAGATCAGGAAGCCAGCTAGAGATGTTACCACCAGATG ATGAGCCATCCAAAGATCGACCTGGATCTAGGACTTCCAGTCGCACAAGTCATCGGCCGTCTAGTTCCTCAGAGAAAAGTCCTCGTCAGACACAGAGTGCTGGGTCATCAGGTCGGAGGTCACGCCAAGGTCACGAGGAACATGATGCTGGATTCAATAGGGCTAACAGTTATGATGGTCTTGCTTCGCCTCCACCAGGGGAATCTAGACCAGGTAGTACGATTCACAAACAGGTTTCTTTGACCACTGTCAAGAGAAACTATGAAAC GCATGGAATTCCAAAGAATGAAAATTGGGACTTTGTGCCAGAAGCCATCACCAGACAAACACCCTTAACAAATGGAACAAGCCATACACATGTAGACAGAAACAAGACTGTAGGAGCCACTAGTGGACACACCCACAAAGATGAGGGGGTGGTGGGAGTGGGCATTGATGGAGGAAACGGAGATGGGGTTAATGTGTTGTCAGAGAAGGAACGTACAGAGGAGAGATTGAATTATCTGATGGAGCAGTTGAGAATAAAGGATAAAGAGATCAAACAACATGAAGAAAGGAGAAAGACAAGTAGTGCAGCTAAGAAAAAAG ATTCTTTAGTAAAGAATAGAGAAGACCCTTCCACTGTCACTGACTCATACTATGTTTCAACAGGTAATCAACCAGAATTAAATCTAG TTAAAGAGCCTGCTCTGAGTATGGGAGCTACTGCTGGACCTCCACCATTCCTTGAGGATAGAAAAGAAGATAAGGCTGATAATACTGAAGTAGCtggtgatgaggaggatgatgatgaggaggaggatgacgaGGAAGAGGAAGGACCTACTGCTCCAATTGAACTCATGGGAGAA TTCTTAGATTCTGTGATGGAAGAAGACTATGAAACTGCAGATAAGCTGTGTAAAATGA TTCTTATATATGAGCCTGAAAATGCTGAATGTCTGCAATTCAAGCCACTAATTGAAGAGATGCTGAAAAGAT TGTGGCATTATCAGCTGTATGGAAGCAGCAGTGAAGACGAGAgcggagatgatgatgaagaatatgatgatgaagaagatgatgaagaagatgaagatgatgaagatgatgaggatgatgaggatgatgacagtgatgatgactCGGAAAGTGACAG TTCTGAGGAGAGtgaggatgaggaggaggagacaAAAGGAAAGACTGATTCTAAATCTGTGGTTTACCCAAATACTTCAGATACTTCCAAATCAGATGCCATCCACTGA